One region of Camelina sativa cultivar DH55 chromosome 6, Cs, whole genome shotgun sequence genomic DNA includes:
- the LOC104790281 gene encoding plant intracellular Ras-group-related LRR protein 2-like, protein MDHDLDKFPLLSYVLHQLDSNLHAPPSMAAQQTLLPSFPLLSDPQVMSSLTQFIPTTITQTLSVYNSLGSRPDPLAVSSARSMIAQIMDSLSPEAAAKETELYTGIVRLDEVHDSYEKKLKDLEEELSRVYATEVESMLRSGQEMNEEVVAVLKAAESGGVVERIDLSGQELKLLPEAFGKIVGLVYLNLSRNDLTFIPDAVSKLKNLEELDVSSNSLESLPDSIGMLLNLRILNVNGNNLTTLPESIAHCRSLVELDASYNNLTSLPTNIGYGLQNLEKLSIQLNKLRYFPGSISEMYNLKYLDAHMNEIHGIPNSIGRLTKLEFLNLSSNFNNLMGVPDTITDLTNLRDLDLSNNQIQTIPDSFYRLRKLEKLNLDQNPLEIPSQEVAKQGAEAVRKFMRKRWDEIMAEQQQRIGVEAERHGVETGWVYWGTSMVTNLVSGMTQTIGLGGGSSDGKDKKPGDSYYYHQL, encoded by the exons ATGGATCACGATCTCGACAAATTCCCTTTACTCTCCTACGTCCTTCACCAACTCGACTCCAATCTCCACGCGCCGCCGTCTATGGCCGCGCAACAAACCCTCCttccttcttttcctcttctctccGACCCTCAAGTCATGTCCTCGTTGACTCAGTTCATCCCTACAACCATCACTCAGACGCTTTCCGTTTACAACTCTCTCGGATCTCGTCCCGATCCCTTAGCCGTTTCCTCTGCTCGCTCCATGATCGCTCAGATTATGGATTCGCTCTCGCCCGAAGCAGCGGCTAAGGAGACGGAGTTATACACTGGGATTGTGCGGTTGGACGAAGTGCACGATAGCTACGAGAAGAAGTTGAAGGATTTGGAGGAGGAGCTTTCTAGGGTGTATGCTACGGAGGTGGAATCGATGTTGAGAAGTGGCCAAGAAATGAACGAGGAGGTTGTTGCGGTGCTCAAGGCTGCGGAGTCTGGCGGAGTCGTTGAGAGGATAGATTTATCCGGCCAAGAACTTAAGCTTCTCCCTGAAGCTTTTGGAAAAATCGTTGGCTTAGTTTACTTGAATCTCTCCCGCAACGACTTGACG tttatACCCGATGCAGTCTCGAAACTCAAGAATCTAGAAGAGCTCGATGTATCTTCGAATTCTCTTGAATCTCTTCCTGACTCTATTGGAATGTTGCTTAACCTTAGGATCCTTAATGTGAATGGGAACAATCTAACTACACTCCCTGAAAGTATCGCGCATTgcag gTCACTGGTTGAGTTAGATGCGAGCTACAACAACTTGACCTCATTACCTACAAACATCGGATACGGATTACAAAACCTTGAGAAACTATCGATCCAGTTGAACAAACTCAGATACTTTCCAGGTTCGATAAGCGAAATGTATAATCTAAAGTATCTTGACGCACACATGAACGAGATCCACGGGATTCCAAATTCTATCGGGAGGTTAACGAAACTCGAGTTTCTAAACCTGAGCAGCAATTTCAACAACTTGATGGGTGTCCCTGACACAATCACTGATCTAACTAACCTGAGGGATCTTGATCTAAGCAACAACCAAATCCAAACGATACCGGACTCGTTTTACAGGCTGAGGAAGCTGGAGAAACTGAACTTGGACCAGAACCCGCTTGAGATCCCATCTCAAGAAGTGGCTAAACAAGGAGCTGAAGCGGTTAGAAAGTTTATGAGGAAGAGATGGGATGAGATTATGGCAGAGCAGCAACAGAGGATTGGCGTTGAGGCTGAGAGACATGGAGTTGAAACAGGGTGGGTCTATTGGGGAACCTCCATGGTTACTAATCTTGTTTCTGGAATGACTCAGACCATTGGACTTGGAGGAGGATCTAGTGATGGTAAAGATAAGAAACCTGGAGACTCTTATTATTATCACCAACTCTAA
- the LOC104790282 gene encoding uncharacterized protein LOC104790282 produces MVTSSSNSTIKFLCSYGGKILPRYPDGKLRYNGGHTRVLAVPRSISFSELASKMAEMCGSTTVTIRCQLPTEDLDALVSITSDEDLTNLIEEYDLVSSSSPMKIRVFLNPPKSAAGSKKRSTIAPPSLALPSFSTTTTTSSSSTTSSSSSSPRSPSLSKPPLPPSPPRLTTTVKNPCYGCYVHRNSRNIYLVHNGNHWQ; encoded by the exons ATGGTTACATCGTCGTCGAACTCAACAATCAAATTCCTCTGTAGCTACGGCGGAAAGATTCTACCTCGTTACCCCGACGGCAAGCTCCGTTACAACGGCGGTCACACTCGCGTCCTCGCCGTTCCTCGCTCCATCTCATTCTCCG AGCTAGCGTCGAAGATGGCGGAGATGTGCGGATCTACAACCGTAACGATCCGGTGTCAGCTCCCTACTGAAGATCTCGACGCGCTCGTTTCGATTACTTCCGACGAGGATCTGACGAATCTAATCGAGGAGTACGATCTCGTTTCCTCGTCTTCTCCGATGAAGATCAGAGTCTTTTTAAATCCACCAAAATCCGCCGCCGGATCTAAAAAAAGATCAACGATCGCTCCTCCTTCGTTAGCGTTACCTTCATTTTCAACCACCACTACGACGTCATCATCTTCTactacttcatcttcttcatcaagtcCTAGATCTCCGTCGCTGTCTAAACCACCGCTTCCTCCGTCGCCACCAAGGTTGACGACGACGGTGAAGAATCCGTGTTACGGTTGTTATGTACACCGTAATTCGAGAAATATCTACCTTGTTCACAACGGCAACCACTGGCAATAA